Within Triticum dicoccoides isolate Atlit2015 ecotype Zavitan chromosome 1B, WEW_v2.0, whole genome shotgun sequence, the genomic segment AACCGAACTATAATCAAGTGTTTATAATCATGGAATAAATAAAGCGCAGAGCTAGGTGCCATTTGGCCGGCCCAAATTCTGGTCGGCCGCGCACTAGTCATCAGATGCAAGTTGCGTAGGCCGGCTGATTTGGCTGTTCAGCTCCTTCCTCCTCACACCTTGCGCAGCTTGCCAATGCCCCCTCCCCCCCCTCGACAACATCGCACGTCCTGTCGCGTAGGTCCGTAGCACCGCGCCACGCTGGAGAGATGCAGTATCAATGGTTTCTGCCGCTCTGATGCTCGCAATAGACACTCGCACTAGTTCCAGCAAAAACTCTCTCTGGTTCCAGCATTTGCATGCGCTTGTTGTAACATCTCGCCGGCAAGCCGGTGCTCACCGTCGCTGATTCCAGCATCTACAGTCTCTAGTTCCAGCAAATGCGCGAGCCAATTCCAGCAAAAAGACTTCGCCTGTGGcccgctggttccagcaaaaatgcgCAGCTCGCAGTCACCACCGTCGTAGCTACTCTGATGACTGCTTGCAGCTTTTTTGCCGACGGGTCACAGAACCTCGCCACGTTGCTAGAAGCATGCCGCCATTCGGCGTCGGTCCGCGCCGTTGTAGCTCGCGGGAACCATGGCCGCACGGTCGCTGAGGTTTCGCAGCTTTTCTCCTGCCTCATTCGAGCATCCACACATGTCAACTCCAGCAAAAAAGATGACCGGATGCAgcatctcactactagggaaaagcctagaagtagcgctggtttttggcctatcagtagcgtgggtaggcacgctactgataaggcgctacagctaaagcttagcagtagcgccgactCTGTAGCGCCGACTGGCACGCGCTACTGATATATcttcttagtagtagcgctttccatgCCAATCGCTACTTTTTTGCCGGCGGGTCCCAGCACCTCGCCATGCCGCTAGAAGCATGCTTCCATTCGGCGTCGGTCGGCGCCGTTGTAGCTCGCGGGAACCATGGTCACATGGTCGCTGAGGTTTCACAGCTTTTCTCCTGCCCCATTCGAGCATCCACACATGTCAACTCCAGCAAAAAAGATGACCGGATGCAGCATCTATTGCCGTTGGGTTCCCGGGATGCACCACGGCTGGTTCCATTGTCCTCACcaactggttccagcaaaaaccatGGCTGCATGTAGCATCACAGTGTCCCGTTGTAGCTTTTCTGTTCGGCGAGCATAGCTTTCTTCTGTCGTTTTTCTTCAAAGATGGCACATTTATGATTTTATCTTAGGAGCTATAAGGGGCATTTACTTCTATGTGATCGTATTAGAGAAAAGGGCTAAGAGACGAGTAACAAAAAGGTAATGTTTAGTataaatattttttttcttttagctTAGAATTGTCATTTACGTCGCAAATGTTATAACCTCTCCAGGCCGGACCTTGTGAGCCTGCTTCAAATTGTTCTCTTATGAGAGTTTTCCTCTATATTATTTAAGGTTTACTTAGTGGTAGTGTTTGGACGTAAGTACCAGGTTGAAGCCAATGTGCCCAAGGTATAGTTCCCCACTCAGGACTGCAGAGATTACCCCTTGATATTCACTGCAAAATGTTGTGGTCTTAGTGTATGAAATGAAACATGGAACTCGTGCTTAAAAAAAGAAACAAGGGCATCTCGAGGAGAAATGATGGTGATAAAAAATTCTCCCTCCGATTcataataagtgtcgtggtttaGCTCAAATGTATAATACATATTTGACAACTAATTATTAGTGGAATTACCTTTCACTACCCAAAAACTAGGACCAACTATAAATCCTCTTTGCCAAATATGATTTTAGCTATATGACAACGGCGAGGGGCCCTTACCAAGCAGACCATGCAACTTTTAAATTTGGTCAACTCAACATATTATCAATAGTGAATTTCCATGAATTTTGACAGTGCCATACATCTTAATTATTATTTTAGAAGAATCTTAATTAATTATATAATTATTTGATGTACCGATGTAGTACATGTGCGCACCAACACGTTCGGATTGTTTTACTAGAGAATATGTTGGATTAATTTATGTTTAGTACTCTCGTGCGGGCATCCGGATCTACCGAGGACAAGGTCCACTGATGGCTACTGATGATCTCCTAACTAATTGTTTGGACATGGTCTACTGACAATTTGGTTACTAATCATTTTCTCCCCGGACCCGGTCTACTGACGGCTACCAATCTCATCTTCTTCATTGTTAGTTTTCTATTAAAGCTATGGAGCCAAGCATATATAATAATATCAGTTCAGGAGATCACGTGTAggatgttattttcatgcattttagaCGACCTACTCTATGTCACCTAGTCAACGCGCTTACACCCGATGATCCTTTAACACATCCATCACCTAAATATGTCGACACACTGGTATCAATGATCTCACAACACCATCCATCCTGCAGCCATTTCTCTCATTAGCTTCCTTGGAGCTTGTGATCATTAGTTGATCAGACAACATAACCAATTTTCTCCCTAGCCCTAACTTCCATCCCCCATCATATTTTCAGTTAGTACTACTAAGTCAGCAAGCTAGTAGATCCATATTTAAtccatggagaccaaagctcttatTCTGATCACCGTGGCCATGACCATGCTTGGGATGGCACTCGGTGCCAGCCACACCGTAGGCGCACCGCACGGGTCATGGGACATTCAGACCAACTACTCTCAGTGGGTTTCGAGAATCAGATTCACCACCGGCGATGAGCTCAAGTTCCAGTACTCCGCCGCCGTGCACAACGTGGTGGAGGTGAGCAAAACGGGGTATGACTCCTGCAACGGCTCCAGCCCCATATCGACTTTCCCGACCGGTAATGATGTTGTTCCGCTTGCCACCATCGGGACCCGGTATTTCATCTGTGGCGTCTCCGGGCACTGCAACGCCGGCATGAAGGTCGAGGTCAACGTCAAGTCGAAAGAAGTGCGGACTGTGCAACGGTGCCGACGGACAGGGAACCGGCTTCGCTGCCAGTCCGAGACGGTATTAAGCTCAGCTACGTCGGCTGGCGTTGATCAGTCTACGGTGGCCCGACTCGGTCTGATAGTTGTTGCGGCTGGTCTTATGTTGTTCTTTTAGAGTGAACGATGATTGTGGTCCTTTTTTCCTTGTTCGGTCGTAGGATGGTCCCTTTGTGTATTAAATTCAATTCTTTTGTTAATTTtaattgcattcattataattggattCAACATATCTTCTTTGCAAAAACCCAAATAATAACCAAGCGTGTAACCatgaaataaatttatcaaagatgTGTTGAGTGCAATGCATTACATCCATCCATTATATACAACATAAATTCAGGGCAGAGCTAAATTCATCTAGATAAGTAACATGATTTTTAAGGCGAAACAGTGGGGTAAACACCCActgcaacattttatattattgggAAGTGTATGTACACACTGGTTTGAGATGAGCCTGAAAAGAAGATAAATGAAGAAAACAAACCCTAACAAACTGagccaaaaaaagaagaaacagAAATTACAAGGCTTCAGCTCGTCAAGCTTTGAAAGCATTGCCATATTTCGTTTTCATCTTGTGTCCTAAAATCAGCTCGCCAAGAAATAGAAATTACAAGAGTTCAGATCGCCATGCCCTTGTTCATCCTGTTACCATCAAGCTAACATCATCagctcgggaccccttacccgagatccaccggattTAACCCCGACACGGGCTACACGGCTTTGCCCTCTAGGGAGCGACGTGGTGGCGGGTGTTGAAGGTGTACCTTGGCCCTGTGAAGGTGCACGGTGATGGGTGATCTTGGCATAGCAGGCGACTTCGATGGAAGCTTTGCGCTGATCTGGATTTGGTGCTCCCATACCGTCATGGTGGGGTCCCCGTTAGAGCTTCCTCGATGTGGTGGGAGCTGTGGTCGAGCGAAAGCTTTGCGCTCCGGTGCCGGCGGCGACAAGGCCTGCGGGTCTTGTATTCCTCTTGGGGCATCGCCTTGGACCTCTCCTTGCCGTCCAACTCTCAGAGTGAAACCTTTCTTAGCTTCGGCTGATGCGGCGGCGGTGACGCTTTGTGTCGTTACCCTCCTGGGGGCGTCGCTGGTGAGGGTGGGTCTTCCTCTTGCACGGTGGTGGGTTTCATGTGCTTCTTCTCGGCTGCTAGCTCGAGGAGTTTAGGTGCACTTAGTGTGTTTTTAGTGTTCTTGGCTAATATTACCGATTTTCTTTAGATCAGCTTATGAGGTTCTCCTCAATGCCTTGTATCGGGTCATTTTGTATTGGTTTGGTTGTTTATGCCTTTATCTATAAAGGGGGCGAAAGCTTGTTTCGAGAGAGAGAACGATTCGTGAAACAACTGTCCTTGATGGCCTATTACAATGGCGCGCATGGTGACCGATCTTTACCAAATTCAGTCGACCAACGCCTATTACTACCCTTCTTGTATTTGTTATCCTGCCTTCTATACAATAAAGCTATGGTACGTAATTTGTGTACTCTTGAGAAAAGATGATTACGTTTTATTTTCTAATTTTTACAGTGACATACATCTTAATAAATCAATTATCGTGCGGTAGAAATATGCACGCGCGCACCAATACGTTCATAATGTTAATCAAAGATTAAGCTCAAATAATTAATGTTTAGCACGCTCGGGCACCGGATTGATAGCAGCCAGACCCAATCTACGAATTCCATCGTCACCATTATTAGATTATCATAGTATAATAGGCGAGCAAAGCATGCATGCACCAACATGTATTTAAATTCATCTGGGAGTACTATTACTCATATTCATGCCTCTTAGACCTACCATACCTCACCTGGTCAACACGCTCTCACCGGGTGATCCTAGCTTGAACCAATCCGTCGCCTATATATTTTGACGTAGTGGCATCAACGATCTTACAACACATTCCATCGTGCAACCATTTCTCTCTGCAACTTCCTTGGATCCTATCAAGTTTCTCTCTAGTGCTAACTTCTAGCTCCAATCTTTTCAGTTGGCTAGTCGGTCGACATTTAATCCATGGGGGCTAAAGTTCTTATCCTGATCACCGTGGCCGTGGCCATGCTCGGGATGGTGCTCGGCGCCAGTCACACGGTGGGCGCGCCGGCCGGATCATGGGACCTGCAGACCAACTACACCCTGTGGGCTTCGAGAACTAGATTTACCATCGGCGATGAGCTCCAGTTTCAGTACTCCACCACCGTGCACAATGTGGTGGAGGTGAGAAAGGCTGGGTATGACGCCTGCAACAGCTCCAGCCCCATCGCGACGTTCCTGACCGGCAACGATGTCGTCCCACTTGCGGCCATTGGGACGCGGTACTTCATTTGCGGCGTTCCAGGGCATTGCATCGCCGGTATGAAGGTTCAAGTCAACGTGAAGTCGAAGGCAGTGCGGATAGTACAACGGTGCCGAGGGACGGGAAAGCGGCTGCGGTGCCAGTACGAGACTGTATTAAGCTCGGACACGGCGGCTGGCATTGATCAGTCTGCGGTGGCGCGGCTAGGTCTGGCCATTGTCGCGACTGGTCTCATTTTGTTCTTTTAGTGACCGACGATTGTGGTGCTTTTTCTTCTTGATGCGCTCGTGCATGCTTATTTGTGTATTGTAAATCAGTTCTTTTGTTAAATGTAATGTTTTCATTATAATTGGATTTAACATATCTTCTTGCAAAACCGAACTATAATCAAGTGTTCATAATCATGGAATAAATAAAGCGTTGTGCTAGGTGCCATTCGGCCGGCCCAAATTTTGGTCGCCCGCGCACTAGTCATCAGATGCAAGTTGCATAGGCCGGCTGATTTGGCTGCTCAGCTCCTTCCTCCCCACACCTTGCGCAGCCTCGCCCAACACCCTTCCCTCGCGCAGCTTGCCAGTGCCCCCGCCCCTCCCCCGACAACATCGCACCTCCCGTCGTGCAGGTCCCTAGCACcgcgccacgctggagaggtgcagTATCAATGGTTTATGCCGCTCTGATCCTCGCAATAGACACTGGCACTAGTTCCAGCAAAAACTCTCTCTGGTTCCAGCATTTGCATGCGCTGGGTGTAACATCTCGCCGGCAAGCCGGTGCTCACCGTCGCTGATTCCAGCATCTACAGTCTCTGGTTCCAGCAAATGCGCGAGCCGATTCCAGCAAAAGGACTTCACCTGTGGCCCGTCGGTTCCAGCAAAAATGCGCAGCTCGTGGTCACCATCAGCGTAGCTACTCTGATGACTGCTTGCAACTTTTTTGCCGGCGGGTCCCAGCACCTCGCCATGCCGCTAGAAGCATGCCTCCATTCGGCGTCGGTCGGCGCCGTTGTAGCTCGCGGGAACCATGGTATCATGGTTGTTGAGGTTTCACAGCTTTTCTCCTGCCCCATTCGAGCATCCACACATGTCAACTCCAGCAAAAAAGATGACCGGATGCAGCATCTATTGCTGTTGGGTTCCTGGCATGCACCACGGCTGGTTCCAGTGtcctcactgttggggaacgttgcagaaaataaaaaaaattctacggtttcaccaagatcaatctatgagtttatctaggaacgagagagaggagtgcatctacatacccttgtagatcgagtggaagcgttcaagagaacggggttgagggagtcgtactcgtcgtgatccaaatcaccggagatcctagcgccgaacggacggcacctccgcgttcaacacacgtacggtcagcgtgacatcttctccttcttgatccaacaagggggaaggagaggttgatgaagatccagcagcacgacggcgtggtggtggatgcagcagggatcccggcagggctacgccaagcgtctgcgggagggagaggtgtagcaagggggaagggaggcgccaagtgcaagggtgcggctgccctccctcccccctctttatatagggtccccaaggggggcgccggccctaggagattgaatctccaaggggggcggcggccaagggggtgccttgccccccaaggcaagtggaggcgccccctcccctagggttcccgaccctaggcgcaggggggcaaggggagggggcgcaccagctcaccaggggctggttcccctcccacttcagcccatgggcccctccaggatagatggccccacccggtggaccccccaggacccttccggtggtcccagtacaataccggtgatccccgaaactttcccgatggccggaactcgacttcccatatataattctttacctccggaccattccggaactcctcgtgacgtccgggatctcatccgggactccgaacaactttcggtttgctgcatactaatatctctacaaccctagcgtcaccgaaccttaagtgtgtagaccctacgggttcggcagacacgtagacatgaccgagacggctctccggtcaataaccaacagcgggatctggatacccatgttgtcttccacatgctcctcgatgatctcatcggatgaaccacgatgtcgaggattcaagcaaccccgtaaacaattccctttgtcaatcggtatgttacttgcccgagattcgatcgtcggtatcccaatacctcgttcaatctcgttaccggcaagtcactttactcgtaccgcaatgcatgatcccgtgactagacacttggtcactttgagctcattatgatgatgcattaccgagtgggcccagagatacctctccgtcatacagagtgacaaatcccagtcttgatccgtgtcaacccaacagacactttcggagatacccgtagtatacctttatagtaacccagttacgttgtgacgtttggtacacccaaagcactcctacggtatttgggagttacacgatctcatggtctaaggaaaagatacttgacattggaaaagctctagcaaacgaactacacgatcttgtgctatgcttaggattgggtcttgtccatcacatcattctcctaatgatgtgatcccgttatcaatgacatccaatgtccatagtcaggaaaccatgactatctgttgatcaactagctagtcaactagaggctcactagggatatgttgtggtctatgtattcacacgtgtatgacgatttccagataatacaattatagcatgaataaaagacaattatcatgaacaaggaaatataataataatccttttattattgcctctagggcatatttccaacagtctcccacttgcactagagtcaataatctagttacattgtgatgaatagaacacccatagagttctggtgttgatcatgttttgctcgcggaagaggtttagtcaatggatctgcgacattcagatccgtatgtactttgcaaatatctatgtctccatcttgaacattttcacggatggagttaaaacgacgcttgatgtgcctggtcttcttggcaagggcaatagctccagtgttgtcacagaagagagtgatcggccccgatgcattgcgtatgactcctaggtcggtgatgaactccttcatccatattgcttcatgcgctgcctccgaggctgccatgtactccacttcacatgtagatcccgccacgatgctcttcttgcaactgcaccagcttactgctccacgattcaacatatacacatatccggtttgtgacttagagtcatccagatctgtgtcgaagctagcatcgacgtaaccctttacgacaagctcttcgtcacctccataaacgagaaacatgtcctttgtccttttcaggtacttcaggatattcttgaccgttgtccagtgttccttgccgggattactttggtaccttcctaccaaactcacggcaaggtttacatcatgtctggtacacagcatggcatacataatagatcctatggctgaggcataggggatgccactcatcccttctttatcttctgccgtggtcgggcattgagccgagctcaatctcacaccttgcaatacaggcaagaaccctttcttggactgatccatattgaacttcttcaatatcttatcaaggtatgtgctttgtgaaagacctatgaggcgtctcgatctatctctatagatattgatgcctaatatgtaagcagcttctccaaggtccttcattgaaaaacacttattcaagtaggccttaatgttgtacaatagttctatatcatttcccatcaaaattatgtcatctacatataatatgagaaatgctacagagctcccactcactttcttgtaaacacaggcttctccataagtctgcataaacacaaacgctttgatcatctcatcaaagcgaatgttccaactccgagatgcttgcaccagcccataaatggatcgctggagcttgcacaccttgttagcattcttaggatcgacaaaaccttctggctgcatcatatacagttcttccttaagatagccgttaaggaatgccattttgacgtccatctgccatatctcataatcatagtatgcggcaattgctaacatgattcggacggacttcagcttcgctacgggagagaaagtctcattgtagtcaaccccttgaacttttcgataacccttagcgacaagtcgagctttatagatggtaacattaccatccgtgtccgtcttcttcttaaagatccatttattttctatcgctcgccgatcatcgggcaagtctgtcaaagtccatactttgttttcatacatggattctatctcagattgcatggcttcaagccatttgttggaatctgggcctgccatcgcttcttcatagttcgaaggttcaccgttgtctaacaacatgatttccaggacagggttgccataccactctggtgtggaacgtgtccttgtggacctacgaagttcagtagcaacttgatccgaagtaccttgatcatcatcattaatttcttcTCCAGTCggagtaggcaccacaggaacattttccttagctacactactttccggttcaagagctagtacttcattgagttctactttcctcccacttactcctttcgagagaaactctttttccagaaaggatccgttcttggcaacaaagatcttgccttcggatctaaggtagaaggtatacccaatggtttccttagggtatcctatgaagacgcatttttccgacttgggttcgagcttttcaggttgaagtttcttgacataagcatcgcatccccaaacttttagaaacgacaccttaggtttcttcccaaaccataattcatacggtgtcgtctcaacggatttagacggagccctatttaaagtgaatgtagttgtctctagagcgtatccccaaaatgatagcggtaaatcggtaagagacatcatagatcgcaccatatccaatagagtgcgattacgatgttcggacacaccgttacgttgaggtgttccaggcggcgtgagttgtgaaacgattccacatttccttaagtgcataccaaattcgtgacctaaatattctcctccacgatctgatcgtaagaactttatcttttggtcacgttgattctctacctcattctcaaattccttgaacttttcaaagatctcagacctgtgtttcatcaagtagacatacccatatctactcaagtcatcactgacagtgagaacataacgatatcctccacgagcctcaacgctcattggaccgcacacatcggtatgtatgatttccaataagttggttgcttgctccattgttccggagaacggagtcttggtcattttgcccatgaggcatggtttgcatgtgtcaaatgattcataatcgagagactctagaagtccatcagcatggagcttcttcatgcgcttgacaccaatgtgaccaaggcggcagtgccacaagtatgtgggactatcgttatcaactttacatcttttcgtattcacactatgaatatgtgtaacattacgttcgagattcattaagaataaaccattgaccatcgggacatgaccataaaacatatctctcatataaatagaacaaccattattctcggatttaaatgagtagccatctcgtattaaacgagatccagatacaatgttcatgctcaaacttggcactaaataacaattattgaggtttaaaactaatcccgtaggcaaatgcagaggtagcgtgccgacggcgatcacatcgaccttggaaccattcccgacggtcaccttgtccttcgccagtctccgcttattccgcagcttctgctttgagttacaaatatgagcaacggcaccggtatcaaatacctaggagctactatgagcactggtaaggtacacatcaattacatgtatatcacatatacctttagtgttgccggccttcttgtccgctaagtatttggggcagttccgcttctagtgacccttccctttgcaataaaaacactcagtttcaggcttgggtcaatTCTtttacttcttcccggcaactggcttaccgggcgcggcaacatccttgccgtccttcttgaagttcttcttacccttgcctttcttgaacttggtggttttattgaccatcagcacttgacgttcctttttgatttctacctctgctgacttcagcattgaaaatacttcaggaatagttttcaccatcccctgcatattgtagttcatcacaaagctcttgtagctcggtgggagtgactgaaggattctgtcaatgaccgccttgtctgggaggttaatgtccagctggaataggtggttgtgcaacccagacattttgagtatgtgctcactgacagaactattttcctccatcttacaactatagaacttgtcggagacttcatatctctcgacccgggcgtgagcttggaaaaccattttcagctcctcgaacatctcatatgcttcgtgttgctcaaaacgcttttggagccccggttctaagctgtaaagcatgccgcactgaacaagggagtaatcatcagcatgtgtctcccaaacgttcaaatcgtcttgcagtgctgggagagtaggtgggtcacctaacggtgcttcaaggacatatgctttcttggcagctatgaggatgatcctcaggttccggacccagtccgtatagttgctgccatcatctttcagcctggttttctctaggaacgcattgaagttcatgttgacatgagcgttggccatttgatctacaagacattttttgcaaacattttagactaagttcatgataattaagttcatctaatcaaattatttaatgaactcccactcagattagacatccctctagtcatctaagtgatacatgatccgagtcaactaggccgtgtccgatcatcacgtgagacggaccagtcatcatcggtgaacatctccatgttgatcgtatcttccatacgactcatgttcgacctttcggtctcttgtgttccgaggccatgtctgtacatgctaggctcgtcaagttaacctaagtgttttgcatgtgtaaatctgtcttacacccgttgtatgtgaacgttagaatctatcacacccgatcatcacgtggtgcttcaaaacaacgaactgtcgcaaaggcgcatagttagggggaacactttcttgaaattattatgagggatcatcttatttaataccgtcgttctaagtaaacaagatgcaaaaacatgataaacatcacatgcaatcaaacagtagtgacatgatatggccaatatcatatagctcctttgatcttcatctttggggctccatgatcatcgtcgtcaccggcatgacaccatgatctccatcatcgtgtctccatgaagttgctcgccaactattacttctactactatagctaacggtttaagaataaagtaaagtaattacatggcgttaaatcattgacacgcaggtcatacaataattaagacaactcctatggctcctgccggttgtcatactcatcgacatgcaagtcgtgattcctattacaagaatatcatctcatacatcacaatatatcattcatcattcatcacaacttttgaccatatcacatcacaaagcaattgctgcaaaaacaagttagacgtcctttaattgttgttgcatcttttacgtggctgcaatagggttctagcaagaacgttttcttacctacgaaaaagccacagcatgatttgtcaacttctatttacccttcataaggacccttt encodes:
- the LOC119308984 gene encoding uclacyanin 1-like, translated to METKALILITVAMTMLGMALGASHTVGAPHGSWDIQTNYSQWVSRIRFTTGDELKFQYSAAVHNVVEVSKTGYDSCNGSSPISTFPTGNDVVPLATIGTRYFICGVSGHCNAGMKVEVNVKSKEVRTVQRCRRTGNRLRCQSETVLSSATSAGVDQSTVARLGLIVVAAGLMLFF
- the LOC119308976 gene encoding uclacyanin 1-like, with protein sequence MGAKVLILITVAVAMLGMVLGASHTVGAPAGSWDLQTNYTLWASRTRFTIGDELQFQYSTTVHNVVEVRKAGYDACNSSSPIATFLTGNDVVPLAAIGTRYFICGVPGHCIAGMKVQVNVKSKAVRIVQRCRGTGKRLRCQYETVLSSDTAAGIDQSAVARLALNCHLRRKCYNLSRPYLVYLVIVFGRKYQVEANVPKLDDKGEAPYPADYATFEFGQHNILSIVNFHEF